Genomic DNA from Phyllostomus discolor isolate MPI-MPIP mPhyDis1 chromosome 12, mPhyDis1.pri.v3, whole genome shotgun sequence:
TAGTTGAAAGGTGTACAAAAATCCACATTTTCAATGCCTCCCAGTTCATTTGCACTGAAAATGTTGACAGAAGTTAGTTATGAGGACACTAAGAGTTGATACTTACTACTTGACGCACAGGAATGAGTTTGATACAAACCATAGCTGCAGTGGGTGGGCACCAttgtattcccattttacagatagcaaCACTGAAGCACAGGAAGGTCTAGTCCTTTTCTAAGGTCATGTAGCTGGTAAGAGGCATCATTGAGGACTAAGGCCCAAATGGTGTGAAGGCACTTAAAGAGCCTTTGGGGCCCAAATAATGTTGCCTGCAGAACTTATTCCAGACCATGCAGAGGTAAAGGAGGGTATCCCAGATACTCATCCTCTTCCATTCTCACTTGCATGGGCTCCCAGGTATCCTAGGACTCTGCCTGCTACTCTCTGTATCCTTCCATCTGAGGTCCCTGGAAGGTGATCATCCAAGGTTAGGGCTTTGAGTCCTGACCAGGGATTTTATGGATCCCATTTCTGGCAACCAGTGGCACGATACTGTAGTCACAGTGATCATGAAATGCTGGAGGTGAGGTTAAGCTGGGAATGCTCAAGCAACCTTAGGTCTTCATTATGTCTGGTGGAAATGGCAGGAATCAGGAATTAGACCTGGAATGATAGCCTGAAGAGCTGGTCTCTGTTCTGATGGTGGTGGCAGCCAGAGAACATTTGGAGCAGAGGCAGGTAGTCATCTGACTCAGATTTAACAAgcttttctgctgcatagtagaGAGCAGACTTGGGTTTCAGGGAGACCAGGAAGGAGGCTACTGCAATAATCCAGGTGAATGTTGGTGGCTAAACTAGAGGTGGCTATGGAGGTTGAAGGTGTGTTGGAGTCTGTATATGGATTTTAAGTAGATCCAAGCTGACTTTCTGATGTGGTGGATGGGAGAGAAAAGTGGGAGAGTCAGGGGTGACTCCGAGATGTTGGGCCTTAGTAGCTAGCAACAGGGAAATACTACCATGTCAACATTGGTTGTaatagtaattttttcttttaaattaaaaaaaaaatgattgatttgaggtggggaggagagagaaagaaagaagaaagagagagaaaaacattgatgagctgttccacttatttatgtattcattggttgattcttgtatgtaccttgaccagggattaaacccacaacattgtcatatcaggataatgctctaaccaactgagctgcccaccAGATGTAAGAGCAATTTTCAGTGGGACTATTAGGAGTCAGGTTTTGGTCATATTGAACTGAGGTGTTCTAGAGACCCTTGAGTGGATTTGTCGAGTGGGCACCTGGGAACACAAGCCTGGAGTTCAGGTGAAGGGTTCAGGTTGGAGACACCCGCACCGATGGTGTGTGAGCCAGGACAAAGCTGCAGGTCAGAGTTGGCAGCAGGCATCCTCAGTCCTGGTAGTAGTGCTGTTAGGTAATGAAGGAGGGGAGTGTGGGACCGAGGACTAGGTCTCTTGCTGGACACCTGGGTAGGGTGGTGGGCTTCACAAAGACACACAAGGGAGAACAGTGGCCATGGGGGTCGCAGGAGTGAGGAGGGTCTAGCTGGTGGCCAGGGTTTCCATGGGGAGTGGACATGAAATGGATGTGGAGACAAGGCAGTGAGATGACAGTAAAGTGGGTGGCTCACAGGCTCTGTAATCAGCTCAAGATCCAATGGGACCCTCTGGGAGAATCATAGGCATGATGTGCAAGACAtgtgggcctcagcttcctgtaAGCATCAGAGAAGCTGACATTGTTGAGGGGACACCTTTGCATCAGAGACAAGGAAGAGGGCTGAGGGTGTCTGAAGTCTGCGTGTGGTTCTGGGTGGCTGAGGATAAAGCAAGGATAAGGGTCAGGTAGGGGGCCCTTCAAAGCAGGCCTGGGGGTTGTCGCTGGTAGTCCGGGCCATCACCACAGCGGCTGGGGACATGAAGGGAGGTGTGGTACAGAATGATGTGCACTATTGGAGGAACTATAAACTGATGGCCTCAGGCCCTTGTCCTGTGGGCTGATGGGAGAACAGTGACTTGAATTTGGTTGTTTGGGAAACACTGTCTGGGGGCCCTCAGTTGAAATGTCTGGCTGGAGAAGGGTAAGGCCCTATTGGCCAGGCCTAGAGCTCACATATCTGTCTGCCCAGCTGTCTGGTGTTGCTGTGGGCTGAGCAGTAATTAGTGAGACTGTGAGGAGGAAGTGGGCATCACTGGCACTGAGGCCTAGTCTCTCCTCTGAAACAGGGAGCCCGGGAGGAGGGTGGATGTTAGGGTAGATGCCCAGAGTCCTGGGAAAGAAGGCTGCAGTAAACTCAACTGTCCCCATCCTGGCAGGGCCATGTGACCTTTGAAGATGTGGCTGTCTACTTCTCCTGGGAGGAGTGGGAGCTTCTTGATGAAGCTCAGAGACATCTATACCGCagtgtgatgctggagaacttcTCACTGATGGCCTCTCTGGGTAAGCACCCTGGGCTGGGCTTGCTCTTCCCTTTTACCCTAGGGGCAGGGTTGCCCTTCCCAAAGCTGTTCCATGGGTACTGCTTCCTTCCCCATCCTGGACTGGGTGTTGTGAACATCTAGCCCAAGCCTGAGTTGTGCACTGTTCCTTTGGTCCCCAAGCTGCCCCAAAGCCTTGTGGGAAAAGGTTGACGAtgaggagtctttttttttttttaaatcctcacctgaggccatgcttactgattttaaagagaggagaagggagggagggagggagataaggagagaagacaccaatgtgagagaaatatcagttgcctctcgtatttGCCCCAACCGGGGACTAAACTACCAtgtaggcatgtgacctgaccaggaatcaaacccatgcccttttggtgtatgggacaatgctcctatcaactgagttacaccagccaggtctggagATGAGAAGTCTTGCAGTCAGCCTAACGGATCACATTCTTGGCCTCTTGGTGACACTGAAGGTCCACGGCAGTTCGGTCCCTAGATTCCACCCTCTTCCTCTACGTGGGATATGCCTGTGGCAGGAATTGAGGCACCAACATGGCCACCATTTGAATGGGTTGTTCACACAAGGCCTTCTTCCAGGGTTCTTTCTGTAgtatttagttttctttcctgTGGTCTGTCATGGGGTGGGTTGCTTTGACCACCTGTTTTATCTCTCCCTTAGGACTTGCATCTTCCAGGACTCATGAAATTACCCAGCTGGAGCAGTGGGGAGAGCCCTTTTTACCTGCCCATGGAGTCATTACTGCAGCCATGCCAGGAGGTActtggagggagaaacaggagaggTGTGAGCTCAGGGAGGGGTCAGATAGTGCCAGAATCTCTGTAGTGGGCCCTGATGTTTTGGTGTCAAGGCAAGGGACCCTGACTGATTTGCATCTTTTCTTTCCCAGTTGTCTATTTATCATGTCTACTCTGATTTCTGACCCAGGGCTGTCCCCCACCTTTCTCTAGTGTCTCTCACCTGATCCTCTCCACTGCACCCTCCACAGTGCTCTCCAATAGAAGCCTTGTTCTATATTCTGAGATGGTCAGTCCAGTGTGGCCACAAGAGGATACACAGAGTAGTTGTT
This window encodes:
- the LOC114510868 gene encoding zinc finger protein 773-like isoform X2 — encoded protein: MPEARSGPPLSAPLRPRNRMAAAKLRLPAQGHVTFEDVAVYFSWEEWELLDEAQRHLYRSVMLENFSLMASLGLASSRTHEITQLEQWGEPFLPAHGVITAAMPGVFLILNTPFCTVFLCN
- the LOC114510868 gene encoding zinc finger protein 419-like isoform X1, producing MPEARSGPPLSAPLRPRNRMAAAKLRLPAQGHVTFEDVAVYFSWEEWELLDEAQRHLYRSVMLENFSLMASLGLASSRTHEITQLEQWGEPFLPAHGVITAAMPGGHWHGTEVEQNVNIGGGCSA